The Chryseobacterium sp. JV274 sequence TGGATTTCTTCTCCCCACGAATATTACATACAGAATGGAGATGCAGGACTCTTTATTTTTACTTTTAAAGATGGAAAACTTTTCAGCTATGAATGTATGTACTATTGCTAGAATATATTTGATTATTATTTACATTAAAATTATATAATTCTAAGATTTACATCTCATGATCAATGATCCAATTTACTTAGCTGCAGACACCTCTATATTTGGTTTCAAGATGGCTGAACTCGTTGCAGACAAACTTCAGAAAGGTTATTTTCTTGGATATCGGCACCGTGATTTTTGCGGAATGGCCATGAAAATGGACGAAAAAAATCAATTTCTATATGGAGAGCTTTATGATGGGATTGATTTTTCATTTCCAATGGTTTTTAAAAACAGAGAACTATTTGTTTTATGGCTTTCTAAACAATCCACCGCATCACTGGCCCGACTGGATGATGATGATTTTTATAGAGCAAACCAGGTAATTACAAGACAACGCTTACTGGAATTTATAAAAGACTAATAATGTGCTAAAAATCTAGTCCTATTCTCCAACAACAGTGATTAAATTTAAAGCTGTATCTTTACGCTACCAAACAAAATATTATATGTCATTTATTACACCGGAAGGAGCCAGGAAGGCTCAGCTATCCCTATCAGAAAGAGCACCCGTTGCTCATGCTATTCTCTCAGGAGCAGAGAATATTTCGAAATACAACAATGGAGTATGTCATGATGTAGTAGCCTATGCTTTATATATGCGTGGTGCCTCTATAAGTCCTGCTCAGCTGGCAGAATCGGCCGGACAAAAATGGTTAACTGTATTTAACTATCCTTCAGGAGAAAAGTGGGACGGATATTCACCAATTCCTGCAGGAAAAGCTATTGGTTTCTACAGACTTATTGATAAAACCTTCTTTCATTCAGCGGTTACAACAGGAAAAGGAAATGAAATAAGATCTGTTAACGGATTTTCATTAGGTTCTGCATGGTCTGTACCTGTAGATATGAAATGGGTATTAGGTAAAAGAAATTCTGACGGCACATTCAATTATGATGGTACCAAAATAGAAGTCTATATCTCTTCTTTATAGTCGAAATTTCATTGTGATAAAAACAGGCAGATTTGCAAATTAGCAGATTTGCCTGTTTATTATGTATCACCCTAAGCATCAGCACATTTCGGACATATCCCGCTGATGATAAAATTGTACTCCTGTGCAATAAAATGTTCCGGTAAACTGAATTCCGGAATCGCGTTTTCAATACACGTCACAGAATGACATTCTTTGCAGTTGAAATGAACATGATTATGAAAATGTTTTTCGTGAGTACATTTCCCGCTGCACTTTGCAAAATTCACCACACCGTCAATATTAACGATCTTGTGAATAGCCCCTTCATTTTCAAGCCTTTCCAATACCCTGTAAATCGTTACTCTATTGCATAGATCACCCAATTTTTTCTGTATATCAGAATGGGTAAGGGCTATATCTGAGGCATTGATAAGACTTAAAATTTCAGTTTTAGCATGCGTGTTTCTAACTTGTTTCATGTTTTAATGCAACAAAGTTGCTTTATTTGGATTTTTATTTATACTTTTGCAACAAAGTTACAATAAGAAAATCAATCCATACTATTATGAAGTCAAAAATTCTTGATGCTGTAGGACTCTCCGCTGCTGTTTTATGCCTGATTCATTGTATTGTCTTCCCATTATTACTGATTGTCCCTTTGGGAATATCGCATAATCCCTATATTGATTTGGGGTTCCTTTGTATTGGTATCATTATCGTGTTCAGAGTAACCAAAAAGATAACCAACCGCTGGCTGAAACTTTTATTCTGGATATCCGTTTCTCTCATCTTTATTTCTGTACTCACAGATCTGATCTTTGAAATTCATATTCCTCTGATCTATCTTGGAACTGCGGGTTTAATTACTGGACATATCATCAATTTTAAAAATCATAAACATTAAATATATGACGAAGAAACTTCCTGTAACGGTACTCAGTGGTTTTTTGGGAGCTGGAAAAACCACATTACTCAATCATATTCTGCATAATAGACAAGGCTTGAAAGTAGCAGTCATTGTGAATGATATGAGCGAAGTGAATATTGATGCCCGTCTTATTGAAAATCAAAATACTCTTTCAAGAACGGAAGAAAAGCTGGTAGAAATGAGCAACGGATGTATCTGCTGTACACTCCGCGAAGATCTGATGGTAGAAGTAGAACGTCTTGCTCACGAAAATCGTTTTGATTACCTATTGATAGAGAGCACGGGAATCAGTGAGCCCATTCCGGTTGCCCAAACCTTTACCTATATAGATGATGAGAGTGGAATAGACCTTTCCCGCTTCAGCTATGTAGATACGATGGTAACTGTAGTGGATTGTTTCAATTTTATGAAAGATTTCGGTTCCAATGAACTGTTGATGGATCGCGACCTTACCGATATGGAAGGAGATTATAGAACCATTGTCAATCTTCTTACGGACCAGATTGAGTTTGCCAATGTGATTATTTTAAACAAAACAGATCTTATCAACTCCGAAACACTTGGATTTTTAAAAGCTGCCATTAAAAAATTAAATCCTGATGCTGTCATTCTACATTCCGAATTTGGTAAAATTGAACCTCAGCAGATTTTAAATACTCAACTTTTTGATTTTGATAAAGCACAATCTTCAGCTGGCTGGCAAAAAGAATTACAATCTGAGCATCATACTCCTGAAACTGAGGAATATGGAATCAGCTCTCTGGTTTTCAGAGATAGAAAACCGTTTCATCCTGTAAGGCTCTGGAACTATTTGAATCATCATTACCCTGAAGGAACAATAAGGGCAAAAGGATTGTTCTGGCTGGCCTCAAGGCCAGATGATGCTTTGAATTTTTCCCAGGCCGGAGGATCTTTCCGTCTGGAAAAAGCTGGAGTATGGTGGGGCAGCATGCCTACGAACCAACGCGCACTGTATTCTTCATTTGCAGAAAATCAGGAATTTATAGAAAGCAGATGGGATAAAAACTGGGGCGACAGAATCAATGAGCTTGTATTTATCGGGCAGAACCTGGATAAAGATCAAATGGTGTCAGACCTGCAGCATTGTCTTATTAATGAGCAGGAAAAAGAATTGTTTGATCAGAAACAACCTTTTGAAGATCCTTTTCCAATGGATATTTAAATTTAACCTTTAATTAATGCAACTTTGTTTCGATAAAAAACTAAATACAATAACTTACCACCTTATTTCAAAACAATATGGACAGAAGAAAATTTCTAAAAGGTTCAGCATTACTTTCAGGGTTATTTACTTTATCACCGACTGACCTCTGGAGCTTCGGGAGGGCTATAGAAAATCCGCGGACAGGAAAAGCAAAGAACATCATCTTTATGGTAAGTGACGGGATGAGTCTTGGAACACTTTCAATGGCAGATCTGTATTCCCGGAATATTTTGGGAAAAGGGAGTAACTGGCTCAATCTGTATCATGAGAAAAAAGTGACACGAGCCTTGATGGACACTGCCTCTGCAAGTTCTATTGTAACGGATTCCGCTGCAGCAAGTTCCGCTTTCGGAGGAGGAATAAGAGTCAAGAATGGAGTCCTGAATATGGGACCCAACGGTGAAAAACATCTTCCCATATGGCAGCAATATAAAAAAGCAGGAAAAAAAGCAGGCTGTGTGACAACCGTTACCATTACACATGCCACTCCTGCAGGATTCTGTGTAAATTCTTCAAAAAGAAATGCAGAACCCCAAATCGCTGAAATGTATGCCGAGCTGGAACTGGATGTGCTGTTAGGAGGTGGAGACGAATTTTTTAATCCTGCCAAAAGAGAAGACAAGAAAGATATCTATTCTGTGTACAGCAAAAAAGGATACAGAATTTTAAAAAAACAAACCGACCTTAAAGAAATCAAAAAAGGAGAAAAATTATTAGGAATATTCAGTACAGGAGCCCTGCCTTACAGCATTGACAGAACCCATGTTCAGGAATTCAAAAATACACCGACTCTTGCAGAAATGGCAAAGACCGCCATTGATCAGCTGAAAGATCATCCCAGCGGTTTTGTTCTTCAGATAGAAGCCGGAAAAGTAGACTGGGCTGCCCATGCTAACGATGTTGCAGCACTCATTCATGATCAGCTTGCATTTGATGAAGCTGTAAAAACAGTAATAGATTTTGCCGAAAAAGATGGAAATACCTTAGTCATCATCACTACAGACCATGGAAATGCCAATCCCGGAACGATTTACGGAACTGATGCTACCAAGAATTTTAACAGCATTTCAGACTATCAATACACCAATGAATATATTCTGAACAAAATTCAGAAAGACTATTCGGTAAAAGATATTAAAAACTGGGTTTATGAGAGCAACAAAATTGTGCTGAATGATGATGAAGCCAAACATCTGCTAAGCTTTTACAACGGACTTGAAAAAGAGGAAGAAGGACTTTATAATTATAAAAAACTGCCCTTTAAACTCTACTCAGAAATTCAGAAAAGCAGAAATTCTGTAGGCTGGATCAGCATGGACCATTCCGGAGATTATGTGGAAGTAGCGGCTTTTGGTCCCGGAAATGAACTTTTACAGCCTTTTATTAAAAATACAGACCTCCATGATCTGATGCTGAAAGCCTGTTTGATATAGACATTCATATTTTTTCATATTTAATTATTTGGGAGATACGAGGCGGATTGATTGTGTCCGCCTTGTTTTTTTATTTATCATCATATCTTATAAGTTCTGATTTATTTACATACTCTTTATAATATCGCCTAATCTTTTCAAAGCTTTTTCTACTTTATCATTCCAAACGTTATTGCAGCTGATCCGGATATAGTTTCGGTAATTTCCATTATTGGAAAACAGCGGTCCCGGAGCAAAATTTACAAACTGGTCAATAGCTTTTTTCTGAAGCTCAAATGCATCAATATGGGCAGGTAGCTCTATCCATACTACCAAACCTCCTTCAGGCCGGCTCATCCGGATATCAGATGGGAAATATTTTTCTATCGCCTGAATAGTCAATAGCATCAGTCTGTGCAGTTCAGGTCTAAGTTTGCGCAGGTGACGGTCATAGGCTCCTGTTTTCAGTAACTGCAACAAGGAGGATTGTACAATGCTTGCCGTAGCAACATTAGTCACAGCTTTTAATCTGGCAACCTGTTCTGAAAACCGTCCTGCAGCACACCAGCCGATTCTGTAACCAGGTGCAGCCGATTTAGAAAAAGAGGAGCAAAGCATAACCCAGCCATTATTGTCATAGCTTTTTATAGTGTTTGGGCGCTGTGTCTGGAAATGTAAATCTCCATAAATATCATCTTCTATAACCGGAACCTGCATTCTTTCAGCAAAAGCGGCTATTGCTGATTTCTTTTCATTATTTAAAGTAATACCATTCGGATTGTTAAAATTTGAAATTAACAGGCAGGCAGAAATCTTTTGTCTGCTGCAGATTTCTGCCAATTCCTGAATATTGATTCCGGTTAAAGGGCAGCCGGAGAATTCAATGACTTTGAGATCAAGGCTTTCTATTGTCTGCAATATACCATGGTAGATTGGAGACTGCACAAGTACCGTATCACCCGTTTTTGCTGCAGCACGCAGGCAAAGACTTACTGCTTCCAATGTACCATTCGTGATAATCACATCATCAGCTGTAATATTACCCTGCCAAAGGAAAGACCTGCGGGCAATTTCGGTTCTCAACTGACTATTTCCTGCAGCAGGCTCATACTGTAAATGCTGACCTGTTAAATCTCTGGAAGCCTGCTGTAAGCTTCTCCGTAAAGCATTAAAAGGCAGAAGATCCGGATGTAAGACAGCGTTGAAAAATGAAACATAAGATTTGTTTTCAGAATCCGGAAATGAGACTTCCTGTAACACTTTTCCGATTGCTATTTTTTGAGCAAGAGTATTGTTTTCGGCCTGTTTTGGCAGACTTACAGAAGAAACTGAGGTACGGAGCACAACAAATCCTGACCTTTCTTTTCCTGCTACCAACCCCTTATCTTCCAATAGAGTGAAAGCTTTCAGAATAGTACCAACACTTATTTTAAACTGCTGCCGGATACTGCGTAATGATGGAAGTTTAGCTCCCACAGGATATGTTCCGTTATTGATGGAAAGCTCAAACTTATCCGCAAGTGCAATATATTGAAAATCTTTCATCTGTTATACTAATATATTCATTTTTTGTATCTGTTACAACACAGCAAAGATATCTACTTTTACTGAACAAAAAAATAAGAAGAATATGAAAAAATTAGGATTGGTAGGAGGCATCAGCTGGGCTTCTACTTTAGACTATTACCGTCTTTTAAATGAAGGAATAAATCAGCAACTGGGTGGATTGAATTTTGCGGAATGTATTATTTATTCTGTCAACTTCAACCATTTTCAGCAATTTAATGCAGAGTATGACTGGGATGCAACTTTTGAACTTCTCTACAATGCTGCCGAAAATTTAAAAAAATCAGGTGCGGAAGCTATTGTACTTTGTGCCAACACTGCTCATATTGTTGCCGACAGGATTGAAGAACAAATAGAATTACCGCTCATTCATATTACAACTGCTACAGCCAATGCCGTTAAACGAAAAGGATTAAAAAGAATCGGTTTGATAGGAACAAGCTATACGATGGAGCTGGATTTTTATAGGGATAAACTGATAGAAGGCGGTCTGGAGCCCCTGATTCCTGAAAAAAGTGAAGACAGAGATTATATCGAGGATATTTTAAGAAATGAATTAAGCAGAGGAATTATTAATCCTGAAACCAAAAAAAAATATCTGAAGATTATCCAGGAGCTTATAGACCGTGGAGCAGAGGGAATTATTCTAGGCTGCACAGAAATTCCGCTTCTGATCAAGCAGGAAGATGTTGCTGTTCCGGTATTTGATACCATTCAAATTCATGTAGATGCTGCTGTAGCATTTGCCGTTTCAAAGGACAATATAACAGTTGTTCCATAAAACATTAAAATACAATTAAATACAGTTCAATTTAAAAGAAACCAATAATAATTAATTAGTTTAATTTACTAACGGTTTCAACTATAAGTACCATATCATCAGATGTGGTACTTTTTATTTCCATAATGCCTATTATTTCTTTAAAAATCCAGAATTCACTTCAATTAATTTGAAATAAACAGGTATATACCTTTATTATAAAATTTACTATAATGGAATATAAAATTATTTCGTACTTTGGTTTACTTATTAAAATAATAATTTAAAGCACTTAAAAATGTTTAAAATATAAACTTTAAGGATCTGATTATCATTTTTTAATAATCAAAAAAGAAAAATCTCTAATTGTTGAAATAATATATGAAGAAGTATCCAATTCCTGCGAATGAAGAAGCCCGAATGAAGAAACTGGAGTTTTATGATCTTTTAAACCTGGAAAAAGATCCCCAGTTAGACATTTTTGCAGAAACGGCATGCCTTGTGACCGACTGTCCTGCAGCGCTTATTGCAATGATGGAAAGTGAAACTCAAACCATCCAAAGCTGTGTGGGGCTTGCCCTGGATTTTGTAGACCGGAAAAATACGGTATGCCAGTATTCTATTGCAAGCGGGGATGTTGTAATTATTAATGACACTTTATTAGATGAAAGGTCTTCTGACAACGCAATAATTCTAGCGGGAGGAATTCGGTTTTATGCAGGAGTTCCTTTGGTTGATGATGAAGGATTCGTATTAGGAACCATCTGTGTCATCGATTATAAACCAAAAACCATTACAGACAATCAGATTTCAACCCTGAAAAAAATAGGTGAGGCGATTACAAAAGTTCTGATGGGGAAAAGAAAAAACATTCAGGC is a genomic window containing:
- a CDS encoding Fur family transcriptional regulator, with amino-acid sequence MKQVRNTHAKTEILSLINASDIALTHSDIQKKLGDLCNRVTIYRVLERLENEGAIHKIVNIDGVVNFAKCSGKCTHEKHFHNHVHFNCKECHSVTCIENAIPEFSLPEHFIAQEYNFIISGICPKCADA
- a CDS encoding MerC domain-containing protein; the protein is MKSKILDAVGLSAAVLCLIHCIVFPLLLIVPLGISHNPYIDLGFLCIGIIIVFRVTKKITNRWLKLLFWISVSLIFISVLTDLIFEIHIPLIYLGTAGLITGHIINFKNHKH
- a CDS encoding GTP-binding protein, whose amino-acid sequence is MTKKLPVTVLSGFLGAGKTTLLNHILHNRQGLKVAVIVNDMSEVNIDARLIENQNTLSRTEEKLVEMSNGCICCTLREDLMVEVERLAHENRFDYLLIESTGISEPIPVAQTFTYIDDESGIDLSRFSYVDTMVTVVDCFNFMKDFGSNELLMDRDLTDMEGDYRTIVNLLTDQIEFANVIILNKTDLINSETLGFLKAAIKKLNPDAVILHSEFGKIEPQQILNTQLFDFDKAQSSAGWQKELQSEHHTPETEEYGISSLVFRDRKPFHPVRLWNYLNHHYPEGTIRAKGLFWLASRPDDALNFSQAGGSFRLEKAGVWWGSMPTNQRALYSSFAENQEFIESRWDKNWGDRINELVFIGQNLDKDQMVSDLQHCLINEQEKELFDQKQPFEDPFPMDI
- a CDS encoding alkaline phosphatase, translating into MDRRKFLKGSALLSGLFTLSPTDLWSFGRAIENPRTGKAKNIIFMVSDGMSLGTLSMADLYSRNILGKGSNWLNLYHEKKVTRALMDTASASSIVTDSAAASSAFGGGIRVKNGVLNMGPNGEKHLPIWQQYKKAGKKAGCVTTVTITHATPAGFCVNSSKRNAEPQIAEMYAELELDVLLGGGDEFFNPAKREDKKDIYSVYSKKGYRILKKQTDLKEIKKGEKLLGIFSTGALPYSIDRTHVQEFKNTPTLAEMAKTAIDQLKDHPSGFVLQIEAGKVDWAAHANDVAALIHDQLAFDEAVKTVIDFAEKDGNTLVIITTDHGNANPGTIYGTDATKNFNSISDYQYTNEYILNKIQKDYSVKDIKNWVYESNKIVLNDDEAKHLLSFYNGLEKEEEGLYNYKKLPFKLYSEIQKSRNSVGWISMDHSGDYVEVAAFGPGNELLQPFIKNTDLHDLMLKACLI
- a CDS encoding PLP-dependent aminotransferase family protein translates to MKDFQYIALADKFELSINNGTYPVGAKLPSLRSIRQQFKISVGTILKAFTLLEDKGLVAGKERSGFVVLRTSVSSVSLPKQAENNTLAQKIAIGKVLQEVSFPDSENKSYVSFFNAVLHPDLLPFNALRRSLQQASRDLTGQHLQYEPAAGNSQLRTEIARRSFLWQGNITADDVIITNGTLEAVSLCLRAAAKTGDTVLVQSPIYHGILQTIESLDLKVIEFSGCPLTGINIQELAEICSRQKISACLLISNFNNPNGITLNNEKKSAIAAFAERMQVPVIEDDIYGDLHFQTQRPNTIKSYDNNGWVMLCSSFSKSAAPGYRIGWCAAGRFSEQVARLKAVTNVATASIVQSSLLQLLKTGAYDRHLRKLRPELHRLMLLTIQAIEKYFPSDIRMSRPEGGLVVWIELPAHIDAFELQKKAIDQFVNFAPGPLFSNNGNYRNYIRISCNNVWNDKVEKALKRLGDIIKSM
- a CDS encoding aspartate/glutamate racemase family protein, translating into MKKLGLVGGISWASTLDYYRLLNEGINQQLGGLNFAECIIYSVNFNHFQQFNAEYDWDATFELLYNAAENLKKSGAEAIVLCANTAHIVADRIEEQIELPLIHITTATANAVKRKGLKRIGLIGTSYTMELDFYRDKLIEGGLEPLIPEKSEDRDYIEDILRNELSRGIINPETKKKYLKIIQELIDRGAEGIILGCTEIPLLIKQEDVAVPVFDTIQIHVDAAVAFAVSKDNITVVP